A window of the Arenibacter algicola genome harbors these coding sequences:
- a CDS encoding nucleoside phosphorylase has translation MKIGSSELILNADQSVYHLNLLPQDLADTVITVGDPDRVKRVSQFFDKIDLKKGKREFLTHTGWLNNKRISVISTGIGTDNIDIVLNELDALVNIDFETRTVKKDKTRLDIIRIGTSGAIQPDIPVDSFLISEYAIGLDSLLHFYDSVHIQHPEIQEAFLKHTKWLKEKSSPYVVAYDKDLGAQFVSDNMQLGFTATNVGFYGPQGRSLRLKLEDDNMNAKLASFNYKNKRITNLEMETSGIYGLAKLLGHRAVSLNCILANRPNGQFSSRPDLAIDELIKYALNKIA, from the coding sequence ATGAAAATTGGTTCTTCAGAGCTAATCCTAAACGCAGACCAAAGCGTATATCATCTTAATTTATTACCCCAAGACCTAGCAGACACCGTAATTACCGTTGGAGATCCCGATAGGGTAAAGCGCGTTTCCCAGTTTTTTGATAAGATCGACTTAAAAAAAGGAAAACGGGAATTCCTGACCCATACGGGATGGCTGAACAACAAGCGTATATCCGTAATTTCAACCGGTATCGGCACGGACAATATAGACATTGTCCTAAATGAACTGGATGCCCTGGTCAACATTGATTTTGAAACCAGGACCGTAAAAAAAGATAAAACCCGATTGGATATTATTAGAATAGGGACTTCTGGAGCCATTCAGCCCGATATTCCCGTAGATTCCTTTTTGATAAGCGAATACGCCATTGGCCTGGACAGTCTTTTGCATTTTTACGACAGTGTACATATTCAACACCCAGAAATTCAGGAAGCATTTTTAAAGCACACCAAATGGCTGAAAGAAAAGTCTAGCCCCTATGTGGTAGCATATGACAAAGACTTGGGAGCCCAGTTCGTCTCGGACAATATGCAACTTGGATTTACCGCTACAAATGTTGGGTTCTACGGGCCTCAGGGCAGAAGTTTACGATTAAAATTGGAAGATGACAACATGAATGCCAAACTGGCCAGTTTTAACTACAAAAATAAACGCATTACCAATTTGGAAATGGAGACCTCCGGCATTTATGGCTTGGCAAAGTTATTGGGTCACAGGGCCGTTTCCTTAAACTGTATTTTGGCAAATAGGCCAAACGGACAGTTTTCATCAAGACCGGATTTGGCGATAGACGAACTGATAAAATATGCCCTGAACAAGATAGCCTAA
- a CDS encoding substrate-binding domain-containing protein, whose translation MKNVNIIGVPEHFNFPWQLAIEEGAFGARGINLNWTDIPEGTGKMAQLLKDNETDLAIILTEGIVKSISEGNPSKIVQEYIATPLLWGIHVAAKSNYKTLAHLKDKTAAISRYGSGSHLMAYVNAQNQGWNTQDLKFEVIDNLNGAVASLTEGKADYFMWERFTTKPLVDQGVFRRITDCPTPWPCFVIAATDKFITENPGTLKHILDIINIYTSDFKRIPSIDRTLANTYNQQLEDIEHWLSLTEWGQNNISKKNLELVQNTLKDLKLIEKITPSKEILYKGT comes from the coding sequence TTGAAAAATGTAAATATCATAGGTGTTCCCGAACACTTTAATTTTCCCTGGCAATTAGCCATAGAAGAAGGCGCCTTCGGAGCCCGTGGAATAAACCTAAATTGGACAGATATCCCGGAAGGAACCGGTAAAATGGCTCAATTATTAAAAGATAACGAAACCGATCTGGCAATTATTTTGACCGAAGGGATCGTAAAAAGTATAAGCGAAGGGAATCCCTCGAAAATAGTTCAGGAATATATAGCTACTCCCCTCTTATGGGGCATCCACGTAGCTGCCAAAAGTAATTATAAGACCTTGGCCCATCTAAAAGACAAAACCGCAGCTATAAGTAGGTATGGGAGTGGCAGCCATCTAATGGCATACGTAAACGCACAAAACCAAGGTTGGAACACCCAAGATTTAAAATTTGAGGTAATCGACAATTTAAATGGTGCGGTGGCCAGTTTAACAGAGGGCAAGGCCGATTATTTTATGTGGGAGCGTTTTACTACAAAACCCTTGGTTGATCAAGGAGTATTTAGAAGAATTACAGACTGCCCAACCCCATGGCCTTGCTTCGTTATTGCCGCAACGGATAAGTTTATCACCGAAAATCCCGGAACCTTGAAACATATATTGGACATCATCAATATATATACCTCCGATTTTAAACGGATTCCCAGTATAGACCGGACCTTGGCCAACACTTATAACCAGCAACTGGAAGATATTGAACATTGGCTATCCCTAACGGAATGGGGACAAAATAATATCAGTAAAAAGAATTTGGAATTGGTACAAAACACCTTAAAGGACTTGAAGCTTATTGAAAAGATAACCCCAAGCAAGGAGATATTGTATAAGGGAACTTAA
- a CDS encoding response regulator — translation MNSTKLKWVLLVDDDGTTNMLNKLFLKKLIPDLDIDTVTDGHRALDFIEANINDIDQGSFLLILDIEMPIMNGWQFLEAFDILFRKEEKEKIVIAVLTANGTEELTYRALANPRVKECLQKPLSDINFRSIIQTYFYE, via the coding sequence ATGAATTCTACTAAATTAAAATGGGTATTGTTGGTTGATGACGACGGAACAACCAATATGCTCAATAAACTATTTTTAAAAAAACTTATTCCTGACCTGGATATTGATACTGTTACGGATGGTCATAGGGCGTTGGATTTTATTGAGGCGAACATAAATGATATAGACCAAGGAAGTTTTCTTTTGATTTTGGATATTGAAATGCCGATAATGAACGGATGGCAATTTTTGGAGGCTTTTGATATACTTTTTAGAAAAGAGGAAAAAGAAAAAATTGTAATAGCTGTATTGACCGCCAATGGTACTGAGGAATTAACCTACAGGGCCTTGGCCAATCCACGTGTTAAGGAATGTCTTCAGAAACCTTTGTCGGATATCAATTTTAGAAGTATAATCCAAACCTATTTTTACGAGTAG
- a CDS encoding uracil-DNA glycosylase, with the protein MTFSVHDSWHKLLLAELKKPYFESLMAFVKEEYAKHTCYPKENNIFSAFNHCHLEETKVVIIGQDPYHGPNQANGLCFSVNGGVAHPPSLVNIFKEIESDLGKAYPENGNLEHWADQGVLLLNATLTVRAQEAGSHQNKGWEYFTDTVIQKLSNEKEGLVFLLWGGFAKKKAKLINTEKHYILTSGHPSPLSANRGYWFGNRHFSKTNKILLENGRQAINW; encoded by the coding sequence GTGACTTTTAGTGTGCATGATAGTTGGCACAAGCTTTTGCTTGCCGAGTTAAAAAAACCTTATTTTGAATCTCTTATGGCCTTTGTTAAAGAGGAATATGCCAAACACACATGCTACCCAAAGGAGAATAATATTTTTTCCGCTTTTAATCACTGTCACTTAGAAGAAACCAAAGTAGTTATTATAGGTCAAGATCCTTATCATGGACCTAATCAGGCCAATGGTCTTTGTTTTTCCGTAAACGGGGGCGTGGCGCACCCACCCTCGTTGGTCAATATATTTAAGGAAATTGAATCGGATTTGGGCAAAGCTTATCCTGAGAATGGAAATTTGGAACATTGGGCAGACCAAGGCGTTCTTTTACTGAACGCCACCTTAACAGTACGGGCGCAAGAAGCTGGCAGTCACCAAAATAAGGGATGGGAGTATTTTACGGATACCGTTATCCAAAAATTATCCAATGAAAAGGAAGGGTTGGTATTTTTATTATGGGGAGGTTTTGCCAAGAAGAAGGCCAAGTTGATCAATACGGAAAAACATTACATTTTGACTTCCGGACATCCTTCTCCCTTGAGTGCCAATAGAGGGTATTGGTTTGGGAACAGGCATTTTAGTAAAACCAACAAAATATTATTGGAAAATGGAAGACAAGCAATTAATTGGTAA